Sequence from the Osmerus eperlanus chromosome 23, fOsmEpe2.1, whole genome shotgun sequence genome:
CCAGGCCTGCGTTTGGCACCCCAGCAGCTCCTATGCTGGCGACGGTTGCTGTGATACTAAAATCATAAAAACAACATGTGTTTATAGTCATTTCCATTACCTGCCAACTAGACCACCATCAAATATTGAAAAAATCCCCCCCCAAACGAAGAATTAGAACAACATTTTACCTGATGGTGACTATCTGACCCACATCCAGAGCATAGTCGTTCAGCTGGGCGATGAAGATGGCAGCCACAGCCTCGTAGAGGGCCGTGCCGTCCATGTTGATGGTCGCCCCGACGGGCAGCACAAAGCGCGTTATCCTCTTGTCGACGCGGTTGTTTTCTTCGGCACAGCGGAAGGTGACGGGCAGGGTGGCAGAGCTAGAGGGATGTTATTCAGATCGATGAGCGTGGCCTTGAGATGTCTGCGACACCTACATGGATTTCAAGTATTTTCCCCGATCGAGTGTTCCGCCAGCCCCGCACGCGCGTCAAGTTAAACCGGGTGCAAATCGGCATACCGAACGTGGACGTCGTTTTTGCTGAACTCCTACCTGGAGGAGATCATGAGGGCAGTGACCAGCGCCTGGGCCATCCCCAGGGTGAAGGTGAACGGGTTCTTCCTCACGATGGCCACGAAGATCAGAGGCAGACAGATGGTGGAGTGAATGGCTAGACTGGAGATGCAGGCTGGGGTTAGGACGGGGTCATGGCACGATGCTacatcttaaccctcgtgctgccttcgggtcacatgacccaaagtgaACGatggttcataacgaaccatcgttgtgtttacccaattttacccaatacaaaaacaaataaaaataattttcttttaaccttcgcaatgtggggggtctgagacagcccaacggttaaaagaaaatgcttcactttgtttttgtatgcggtaaagttgtcgcaatacgacggtgggtcacaatgactgatgggtcagaacgacccgaagataacacaagggttaaacaccgGGATGCCACGGAAGCATATATTCATCACACATCATTAGTTCTCATCAGTTCTCATCAATCTGATGGGTCATGTGTGTTGACATTCCGGCATTACAGTGTATTTTGCACAACAAGTGTAAACAGGGTTTGGAAGTGCTGTGCTGAAATGTATCCATTGCCTCTGTTGGATGTGCACATGCATCCGACTGTCAGCTGGAATTTACAGGCTGGACAGGCGTTCACGAAAAGGTCTCATTACTGAATCTGCGGTCTGAGCAGTTTTAAATGTTATCAGCCCTTATCTGCTTTGTGACAGAGCTTGGCTCAATACAGTTCCTTAGCTGGAAAGCCGGGGCCTAATGTCATCTAAGAATCCTCTTGTCTGTGACGGCAtagatagagaagagagagaggtgagacagctTACCCACTCAGCACTGTCACCATGTACAGGCCCATCTTCCTGAAGATCTCCCAGTCTTCCACTTCAATGATCTTGGCAGCGATTAGGAAGAGGATTCCCACTGGCATATAGCTACACAAACAATGTTGACAACAATGTCTTATCAAAACAGTGCAGCTATTTCAGTTTCGAATGCGACAGCAGCACCGTTTTATAAAAATTCTCACGAGACAGGAGGAGTTTCTCGTGAATATTTACAGTCAAATTTACAGTCAAACCTTTGCAGATCCGCCCATGAACTACGAACGCCTGGACGCGCACGCGGAACGTACCACATGATGATCTGGACGAGTTTCATGGTGGCTTCGTTCAGAGCATCGAAGAACTCCAGAAGGATGCGACCCCGGTCGCCCATCTTTCCGATGACGAGTCCGAAAGCAACGCAGAACACGATGAGTCCCAGGACGTTGACGCCGTCTGAATACATCCCGACAATCTTGTATTCCTTGGTTATGTTCTGTAGGACAGAGACAAGGGATCCATCACAGGTAGGCACATCTTTGGCTGGAGCTGGCCTGACAACCACACCAGGAATAGACCCAAGGATACACAGAAACCAACAAACACGCAGAAGGAAGCTGGATTTGATATTCAATTCAAATCGATTCAAGTCCATGAAATCAAATCCACTTCAGCCAAACACGCAAAACCACAGGTGTGATACAGCAGTACTCTACCTGTATTGCTTCTACAGTAGTCATGATGGTggttgagagaggagggaatgtAGCGTTGACCATCACTTTAGGTGGCTCCAGCTCTTTGCGTTTTGTCTTGTACTGGAATTAATACAGAATGCAATCATGTTTCCTCATCACAAGATTATCATCTTAGATGTCAGAACAAGAATAACTGATGAGCCCTACCTGTTGAAAGCAAGCCTGCACCAAATTTTCAGGGAACATGTTTCTGTTGAAGGAATAAGACAAATGCCAAGATGGACAAACATGTATCGTAGAAATTGTAGAATATTTTTTAGAAATTGTATATACATGATTAATCCTCAATAGACCTTAAGAAATATTCTCAGAAACAAAATAATCTCGAAAGGCAGACAATATCAAATCTTTCACTTGTCTTAACTGAACACACAACAGTACCAAGTATAATAAAACATGTCACCTTATTAGGTCCAGGAGTGTGTCAACCGTGGTGACATTTGGTGTGGTCCCCGCCCTGTCGATGTGATCCGCCGTCTGGGACACACCAGGCTTTATGGTCATCACCAAAACAATGCCTGGAAAAGATTGTTGTTGGGTTGAAAAGATTGTTGAAAAGATGGGTTGTTGTTCATGCTGCTGGGATTTATGGTCCAGCAGAACAGAGGAGCTGTGAGACGGGGAACTCACCCAGAATTACTGCAATTATGGTTGTAGAGAAGTAATACACAACTGCACGTAATCCTATCCTCCCTGAAACCTCCGAATCCAAGGCCGCAACCCCTGTGGGCAAAACCACCGACGTTCAGAGCTGATGCaagacacagatacacatacagAACAGTGCATATCCCACATCACGGGACATTAGGATGATATGGAGATGTGCAGAATGTGCACACCTCCTACAAAGATGTTTGAAGTGACCTGTTATCATGCTGGAGATGATGAGGGGAAGGATGACAAGCTTAAGCATCCGCATGAGGATCTCTCCCGGGAAACCGAAGTACTGCttgtggaggtgggagagagatccATACTCCCTCACCACAACACCCAGACCTATACCTGAGAGAACAAGACAGGTGGAGGTGAATAAAAGCTTCAGTTCATTCTAATGAGAAAGGTTAGGTTTGTCATACATAAACTGAAATGATATGTTAGATGTGCCATGGTGTGGTAGGGATATCGGTTTTTCTCAGTGGCCAAGTAAAAAACAAGTCATAATCCAGAAGCAGGTTTAAACCACCTTGAAGACTTTTCTTGCTTCATAGCTCTGTAGCCGTATGTTACAtgttgtaaaatatatttgatatTTGAATTCAAATAAAATTCAAATATCAATTGGCCTTTTCAGGACACTAAAACGGTTGTCATAAAGAAGGCAGTTTCCTTTGATGAAAGCAAGTAGCAATGCTATTTCAGACTGTAGAGCCTATCATCCTGTTAGAATCTGAGAATGCATCCATCATCGTTTACTAGGCTCATTGGCCACTGCTGTTCATTTTCCATTCATAAATGCCACATAGAGGCATCTCTGTCGGCATTTTGCTGATACACCCCAAACCTCCTAATGTGTTATCAACCCCAACAGCACACCTTTTACAACCTTGTGAAAGGTTGAGCAAGGAGATGACTCAGCAAACTCTAATTGAACAGGTTTCATCACTGCTTGATATAGTGGTTCTATTCCACTGATTTATTGATGTTGGGATCAGAAATTCTTCTGACCATAAGTTAAGAACTTGCTTCACAGGGCAAAATGTGTGTTGGTGCTCCGGATAATGTCCACAAACTGGATATTCAGCCCAAAGCTGTAGTTACATTTGTACATCCATACTGATATGGTAATTTGTGGGCAGATAATGGACATTCCAAATCTTGTCATTAAGATACACATTACAATTAATTGTTGATACTGAACCAACGGTTGGTATCTGTTTTTAAATGGTAAGCAGATATTTGATACAAAAGCAGTTTGTGTGAAACAACagtgaaaccactgtcaattAAACTTGAGCTGGAAAGCATGAAGTTGGTGGCACTGTTTctcatttttatatatattttgggggGCATTTTTGACATGCGGCAAAGGGCCAAGACTGGATTCGAACCTAGGCCACTGCAGTAAGTACCTCATTTCTAATTCTTTTGATTTATTTCAGAATATTACATAGGTGGAATCAGTGTTCTAAGCTGCACATTGTCATGTAAATACAAAACGGGCACAAAAGACCTACCCTCCAAGATAATTACTGAATAGCATGGTCAACAACAAAGGCAAGATTATTTTAATAGTGAATTCAtgactcttaaccctcgtgctgccttcgggtcacatgacccaaaggttcataacgaaccatcgttgtgtttacccaattttacccaatacaaaaacaaatacaaataattttcttttaaccattccaatgtggggggtctgacacagcccgacagttaaaagaaaatgcttcactttgtttttgtatgaggtaaatttgtcgcaatacgacggtgggtcacaatgactgatgggtcagaatgacccgaagataacacaagggttaaggcattGCATAGCATCCAGTTTCTGGACTCCTGGCTAGCAACAGCACACCCATTTTTACAGTGCAAGGCATCTAATCAAACAGAAGATCCTTGAGGATGCTAATCTCAGCCATTTGTATGCTGTGGATTTCTGTCATGGCAATGGACACGAATACACatctgtgtctggctgtggcATAGTCTGACATGTCTCTGGGCAGGATGTCACACATGCAGCCCACTCCAATGTGTCACTCCAGTCACGTCTGACTGGTGAGAAAGGCTTTTACAGCAGCACCAGCGTTGCTCCTGGGGGGGAGCGGGGACTAGCCTAGAAGGCAGCAGCTCATCCATCACAGGGAGCCTCTAGCTCGCTCTTTACACAGACACTGGCAGGTGTATATAATAACGCAGAATGACATTTGCAATTCACACAAAACGGTTAATGTACCAAGAATGGATGTATAGCAAATTGGCTATTGCCCCAACAAGCCTGTAGCTCTAGTCTGCTTTGCACAGGAGCAACAGAGGGCTAGTTGATGACTGCAAGGCTGTACTGCAGCAGACAGGAGGAATTGAATGTGGCAAAACGAGCGAAAGACGAAAGGATTATTAAAAATACACCTCTGAGCAAATAATTTACTAAATGTAGCCAGTGTGGGATGAGAACCAAGGACAGAGAGCTCAATATGATCaagcagagaggaggcagacaatAGGTGGGGGGCTTTACTTACCTAGCACCACCGACACAACCGTGGCAATTAAGAGCCAGTTCCTCTTCAGCAAGCCTTTGAAATTCACGCCCCGACGCTCCTTCCTCCCCATCATGTCCATGGTTTGACGGGTTCTAAACCCAGAATAAAAGAGCACACGataggggggctggggaggcacaAAAGAGCTCCGCTCCGTCTCCAGCTGAGGAGGCTGTGGATGCTACGCAGCCAGACCAGAGGCTGTCAGATGTCTCGGACGGGAGGGAGCTCTGCCTTGTGTGActatgagctgtgtgtgtgtgtgtgtgtgggaggttgtGTGAGACAGGGGGCTATTATAGCACCGCCTTTTGACAGGATCACCTCGAAGCCTACCAAGGGTATCTGTCTGATTTCATTTCTCCtaggtcatttacatttatagtGAAGAAATACTAAATTTTAATTGTAGTCAGCATAAGGCGAATGTCTAACATCACTGACATGAATTTGCCTCAAAAACACTAATGTTATCATGCATACAAGTAAAAAATGTTTAGTTCAAATCAACTAGAATTTCTTTTAGACTTCTGATATTGAATTATTAATTATAACTTAATTTTCATCAATTATAGTTTAACTGCGTACGCTCACTCCAGCTGAGAAATATTTTGAACAGTCACTACTGCACTCTACACAGTATTCAATTAATGCCCTCTTTACAGACTTACATGAAATGCCCCTATGTGGATATACTAACATTTACAATAAGCGATTACATTAGGTTTAGATTCATACACTAGCTTTTAAATATTAAATTATATCTTTTATGCCATAAACTGGAAATGTTAAGATCCTCTTGAAGACCTATACAAATTAATGTTTACAACTGTGTTTGGGGGGATTAAACAGCCTTGGATTCCCTTGTTTAACTGGGGTAACATTCATCGTGAGATGCTGTCCCTTTTCGTGGAACCCTATTTGAACCTTGTTGACAGTGGGATCTTTGGAATGCATGCCTTGTTCCCCTAGCGGTCTTTGTGTGGACTGAGGTGGAGCCAGAGCGATGGCTGGCATGTGGCCCTAGGCTGGAGATCTGCCCAGCAGCTGCATCTCTAGTGACGGTTCTCTGCTCCTAGCTCCCTCATATAGATGACTGTGGGCAAAAAGGTGGTGAGGCCGGTCGCATACTTCATAGATTTTCTAACAGCAAGAAAAACATGCATTTTCTATTAGAGTTTTGAATGGAGGTTTTGATAGGGGGCGTCTCAAAAGATACTCGTGCCCCATTAATCCGCGTGAGCTGGCCTGTGAACATCGGCTGGCAgtgcacacacttaaacacaaacGCTTAAAAAGACAAAACTACGTATATCCGTAAACAAAAGCTTTAATATGTAGGCTACCTTCTAAATCAACACATAGGGCCTACACGAATGGCGAGGGCATCAGGAGCTCTTGTATTCTCCCACATGTGCTAGGATCCATCCGGCCGGTCCGAGGATAGTGAGAGACATGACACCCAACACAAACACCGATTCCTGCAaaaacaatgaatgaatgatctACCTGAAGTCATATGTGGAACCTCTGTGACGGAAACACGTGTGTGTAGTACATGTTACACCACTGGAGAGGAGCCTTCGGGAAGTTCTGACACAAAGCAGGCTTGCTAGCCCGCGAGTAGGCCAGCTCTATCTGTGAGCGGAAAAGTACAGCTAACAAACTACTTACAACAACGCCGATTTGATCTTTTGGCGGTTTAGAGCTCAGTCCTGCTCGTTGGCTCATTGCCAGGGTCCTCAGTGAAATGGTCGGTTGAACTTTTTGAAGCACCCGTAGAAGACTAGACatagtgaatgaatgaataaatgaatgcgGTAAACTTCTGTGGGGTGCCAGGAGTTCAAAAAGTCAAGCAGGCCAGGCAGAACCTTCTCAGACAGCCCACTTGTACGCGCGAAGGTTTATAGGTTTCACTGCTACCTACGTCATCATCTAATCAGTCACCGCATTGGATAATCATGAAGAAAGAAAATGAAACATTAGAGTATCAGGTCATGACATTTTAACTTGTTTTATTGAGAAGGGAAATCAATGCTAGCCTTTTTTCAGTGGTTTCTGGTCATTGCAGTTCTGCCAACACAGTATAGGTAAGATTTCAGACAGTGAAATACAGTGGTTGAACCATAGAATTGTACACAGCAACTTGGATAAGTAGAGGTGGTAGGTAAGTTACACTTGAATTACTACACACAATTTCGTATAAGGCAAGTCACTCTTGAAGAGGTATTAGGCAGAAGGTGGAAGGATACCTTTTTAGAACTAACAGCATTCACCGAATGACCACTTCAGGGACAGAAGATACAGTGTTTGTGATTTGTTATACATATGGGATCATGCTAACACAACTAAGATGTGATCAATTTTTCTAACTGATAAGCATTAcattacacacagatacattcaACATAGAAAGTCAGCAAAACAGACTTCTAACTGAAATACAGATTTAAAGTAGAGAACTTTCAACCGAATATATTTGGTGCAGACCATGGTTTCCTTGGCAGACCAACACTGTATGTCCACAGTGTTGAGGATGTGCATAATTGCAATACTTAATTGATAAGCCACTTTGACATTTCTCTTCATTACATTTCCATTGGAAAGCATGGTTTTGGTTCCATGTGGTATTAATGAGGTTTTCCTCAAGCCATTTGCTGAATAAGTGCTTCAAATAAATTGTGATGGTGAACTGATATAGTGTGACAATGTTTGTCCACTATGCATTGCTGGTTAATCGCAAGGGAACATTTGTAGAGTGATAGCACCATACAATGTTAATGTTGAACACAGTCAGGGTTTTTGCTACGCTTCCTTCACAAATACAGCCACACGTTACACCAAAAAATAACCTAGGTTACAGAGCATTCGTTGATATTATAGTGAACCGTTTATCAAGTTCTGTAGATTTTTGTGGAAGGACCAGAGAAGGGCTGGTTTAACGGGGGTCATCAGGGGCTCCGATCTTCTCCAGGTTGGGCTCCATTCCCCAGATCTCCTTGGCATACTGGGAGATGGTACGGTCACTGGAGAACTTCCCAGAGCCAGCGATGTTGTGGATCACCTTCTTGGTCCACTTTTTAGGGTTCTGTCAggacggagaaagagagtgaataaTTCAGAGGCACAAACAAGCCAGACAAAATCAGCATGTTGAGGAGAGGCAAGGACTTAGATACTGACCTTGTAGAGTGCACTGACTTTATCCTGGGCATTGATGTACTCTTCATAGTCAGCAAACACCTTAAACCTGCAATGCAGACACCAATGTCTCCGAAAAagggtgtgcgggtgtgtgtataAAAGTAGAGTATGTGTGGCCAGAATTTACATTCTTCACTAGTGTCAGCAATTGTCACCTACCTGTCATGGTGCATCAGCATGTTCACAATGTCCTTGAAGAGGTCGGGTTGGTTGGGACTGAAGAAACCTCCAGCAATTTGGTCAATGGCCTGCTTCAGCTCAGGGATGCGGTTGTAATATGCATTGGCATCATATCTGATGAGATTAAATCAATTTATCAAGATAAAAATACTAATCATAAAAGACCAAAGTTCTTTAAACTACCTATATATAAAAACATCACCTAAAAGGCCTTTCCGATACAAACCAATGACTTTCACTTCTTACCCTATCTTGTCCATTGCCTCCACATCCTCCACCCTCATGCCGAATATAAAGAGGTTCTCCTCGCCAGCCTCCTCTGCCATCTCCACGTTGGCACCATCCATGGTGCCGATGGTGAGGGCACCATTCAACATGAACTTCATGTTGCCAGTGCCAGAGGCTTCTGTGCCCGCTGTAGAGATCTGCTCAGATAGGTCAGCAGCAGGAATGACTGAGGCGAGacggagggtgagggagagacagataagTAAAAGgattggggagagagggagggaggagacacacaGTTAGAAGTTAAAGATAATACAGCACTTAATGTAGAAACCAAACCTTTACACTCGACCCTCTGATTACCTTTCTCAGCCAGAGTGACCTTGTAGTTCTCCAGGAAGATTACTTTAAGACGATCTCCCACAACTGGGTCGTAGTTGACGATGTCTCCAATTGATGTGATCAGCTTGATGATCATCTTAGCAGTGTGGTAACCTGGGGCAGCCTGGTAGAAACTCAGTAACTCATTATGGCGTCTGGACAAAGATGAAATCCAAATAACATTGATCTGAAACACTACATACCTTTCCTCCAATCATTATAGTCCTGGGAGTCCAAGACTTGTTAGGCTCCTTCTTGATACCTGATAGAAAATAAGCTTTTTGACGTTTTCCGCAGTAATCTTGTCTCTAACTGATAGAGGTAATGTAGGCAGACTCACGGTTGTAGAGAGTGATGATGTGCAAGCAGTTGAGAAGCTGCCTCTTGTATTCATGGATCCTCTTGACGTGAACATCGAACATGGAGTCGGGATTTATCTTCACCTTGTAATGCTCCTCAAGATAGGCGGCAAACTTCAGCTTGTT
This genomic interval carries:
- the slc1a1 gene encoding excitatory amino acid transporter 3, which produces MDMMGRKERRGVNFKGLLKRNWLLIATVVSVVLGIGLGVVVREYGSLSHLHKQYFGFPGEILMRMLKLVILPLIISSMITGVAALDSEVSGRIGLRAVVYYFSTTIIAVILGIVLVMTIKPGVSQTADHIDRAGTTPNVTTVDTLLDLIRNMFPENLVQACFQQYKTKRKELEPPKVMVNATFPPLSTTIMTTVEAIQNITKEYKIVGMYSDGVNVLGLIVFCVAFGLVIGKMGDRGRILLEFFDALNEATMKLVQIIMCYMPVGILFLIAAKIIEVEDWEIFRKMGLYMVTVLSGLAIHSTICLPLIFVAIVRKNPFTFTLGMAQALVTALMISSSSATLPVTFRCAEENNRVDKRITRFVLPVGATINMDGTALYEAVAAIFIAQLNDYALDVGQIVTISITATVASIGAAGVPNAGLVTMVIVLTAVGLPASDVTLIVAVDWLLDRFRTMVNVLGDAYGAGIVQKLSKRELERMDLTSDVDVANPFALETTLDDEECEKKSYVNGGFTVDKTDAISFTETSQF